A window from Corynebacterium accolens encodes these proteins:
- a CDS encoding sigma-70 family RNA polymerase sigma factor yields the protein MSDKDKELADLVPLAAGGSRRALQSILQIIHPQVLRYCRARIGGGRQPTAEDVTQEICLAVATSIESYEDKGRPFMAYVYGIAFNKVTDAHRAMGRDRSTPAEELPESTANEATPEEWAXENDGXNRMRALLDTLSXKXKNIXXLRVFVGLSXXXTADIVGSTPGAVRVAQHRALAQLRKALGQQLATEG from the coding sequence GTGAGCGATAAGGATAAAGAGCTAGCGGATCTCGTTCCGCTGGCCGCTGGTGGAAGCCGCCGCGCACTGCAATCTATCCTGCAAATTATTCATCCGCAGGTGCTGCGCTATTGTCGTGCGCGCATCGGTGGCGGGCGCCAGCCCACCGCGGAGGACGTGACCCAAGAAATCTGCCTCGCCGTCGCCACATCTATCGAATCCTATGAAGATAAGGGCCGACCCTTCATGGCCTATGTCTACGGCATCGCTTTTAATAAGGTAACCGATGCCCACCGCGCCATGGGCCGCGATCGCTCCACGCCCGCCGAGGAGCTTCCAGAAAGCACCGCAAACGAGGCGACTCCCGAGGAATGGGCGCWAGAAAATGATGGTAGWAACAGAATGCGCGCCTTGCTCGATACCTTAAGTGAMAAGGMAAAAAACATCKTTWTTTTGCGSGTGTTCGTTGGGCTTTCGGMARAARAAACCGCCGATATCGTGGGGTCTACCCCGGGCGCGGTTCGCGTCGCACAGCACCGAGCTCTCGCACAATTG
- the groES gene encoding co-chaperone GroES — MATIKPLEDRVLVQIVEAESTTASGLVIPDSAKEKPQEATVIAVGPGRWEDDDDRIPMDVKEGDTVVFSRYGGTELKYDGEEYLLLSQRDILAIIEK; from the coding sequence ATGGCAACTATTAAGCCGCTTGAGGACCGCGTCCTCGTACAGATCGTAGAAGCAGAATCCACCACCGCATCCGGCCTGGTTATCCCGGATTCGGCAAAGGAAAAGCCGCAGGAAGCAACCGTTATTGCCGTCGGCCCGGGCCGCTGGGAAGACGACGATGACCGCATCCCCATGGACGTTAAGGAAGGCGACACCGTTGTCTTCTCCCGCTACGGCGGCACCGAGCTGAAGTACGACGGCGAAGAGTACTTGCTGCTGAGCCAGCGCGACATCCTCGCCATCATCGAGAAGTAG
- the groL gene encoding chaperonin GroEL (60 kDa chaperone family; promotes refolding of misfolded polypeptides especially under stressful conditions; forms two stacked rings of heptamers to form a barrel-shaped 14mer; ends can be capped by GroES; misfolded proteins enter the barrel where they are refolded when GroES binds), translating to MAKLIAFDQEAREGIQRGVDTLADAVKVTLGPRGRNVVLSKAFGGPTVTNDGVTIARDIDVEEPFENLGAQLVKSVAVKTNDIAGDGTTTATLLAQALIFEGLRNVAAGANPIELNRGISAAAEKAVEELKARATPVNSASEIAQVATVSSRDPEVGEMVAGAMEKVGKDGVVTVEESQTMDSTVDVTEGISFDKGYLSPYFATEEETNHAVLDDAAILLVRNKISSLPDFLPLLEKIAETNRPTLIIAEDVEGEPLQALVVNSIRKVLKVAAVKAPYFGERRKGFMDDLAVVTGATVVDPEVGVNLNEVGLEVLGSARRVTITKEDTVLVDGGGSAAALDDRREQIRGEIARTDSTWDKEKLEERLAKLSGGVAVIRVGAATETEVNERKLRVEDAINAARAAVEEGVIAGGGSVLVQISKELESFAQDFEGEAKVGVLAVARALTRPAFWIAENAGLDGSVIVSRVSEMANGEGFNANSLEYGNLIDNGIIDPVKVTHSAVVNATSVARMVLTTEASVVEKPQEEDNAEAGHGHHHH from the coding sequence ATGGCAAAGCTTATTGCATTCGACCAAGAAGCCCGCGAGGGAATTCAGCGCGGCGTCGATACGCTGGCTGATGCCGTCAAGGTCACCCTCGGCCCGCGCGGCCGCAACGTCGTATTGTCCAAGGCCTTCGGTGGCCCGACCGTTACCAATGACGGCGTGACCATCGCCCGCGATATCGACGTCGAGGAGCCCTTCGAGAACCTCGGCGCGCAGCTGGTTAAGTCCGTTGCGGTCAAGACCAACGACATCGCCGGCGACGGCACCACCACCGCGACCTTGCTGGCCCAGGCGCTTATCTTTGAGGGCTTGCGCAACGTTGCAGCCGGCGCTAACCCAATTGAGCTCAACCGCGGCATCTCCGCAGCGGCGGAAAAGGCCGTCGAGGAGCTCAAAGCACGCGCCACTCCGGTCAACTCCGCCTCCGAAATCGCGCAGGTAGCCACCGTGTCCTCCCGCGATCCGGAGGTCGGCGAGATGGTTGCCGGCGCCATGGAAAAGGTGGGAAAGGACGGCGTCGTCACCGTCGAGGAGTCCCAGACCATGGACTCCACCGTGGATGTCACCGAAGGTATTTCCTTTGACAAGGGCTACCTTTCCCCGTACTTCGCTACGGAGGAAGAGACTAACCACGCCGTGCTTGACGATGCCGCCATTTTGCTCGTCCGCAACAAGATTTCTTCCCTGCCGGATTTCTTGCCGCTGTTGGAAAAGATTGCGGAGACCAACCGCCCGACCCTCATCATCGCGGAAGACGTTGAGGGCGAGCCGCTGCAGGCGCTCGTGGTCAACTCCATCCGCAAGGTCCTGAAGGTTGCCGCCGTGAAGGCACCGTACTTTGGCGAGCGCCGCAAGGGCTTCATGGATGACTTGGCCGTAGTTACCGGCGCCACCGTGGTGGACCCTGAGGTGGGCGTCAACCTGAACGAAGTCGGCCTCGAGGTGCTGGGTTCCGCGCGCCGCGTGACCATCACCAAGGAAGACACCGTGCTTGTCGATGGCGGCGGCAGCGCCGCAGCCCTCGATGATCGCCGTGAACAGATCCGCGGCGAAATCGCCCGCACCGACTCCACCTGGGATAAGGAAAAGCTCGAGGAGCGCTTGGCTAAGCTCTCCGGCGGCGTCGCCGTTATCCGCGTTGGTGCCGCAACCGAGACCGAGGTCAACGAGCGCAAGCTGCGCGTCGAGGACGCCATCAACGCCGCCCGCGCGGCCGTAGAAGAAGGCGTCATCGCCGGCGGCGGTTCCGTGCTGGTGCAGATCTCTAAGGAACTCGAGTCCTTTGCCCAGGACTTCGAGGGCGAGGCTAAGGTCGGCGTGCTCGCCGTCGCCCGCGCTCTGACCCGACCGGCATTCTGGATCGCAGAAAACGCAGGCCTCGATGGCTCTGTCATCGTCTCCCGCGTTTCTGAGATGGCCAACGGTGAAGGCTTTAACGCCAACTCCCTGGAGTACGGCAACCTCATTGATAACGGCATCATCGATCCCGTGAAGGTCACCCACTCCGCAGTGGTCAATGCCACCTCCGTTGCCCGCATGGTTCTTACCACCGAGGCATCCGTCGTGGAAAAGCCGCAGGAAGAAGATAACGCTGAGGCCGGCCACGGCCATCACCACCACTAA
- a CDS encoding ATP-binding protein, which produces MDGFKMTGQEGYFYLPRVEDSRLHGALQRSGGVLIEGPKGCGKSATARQIAGSLVQVDTDLNLDMQLSTVPDLALEGDTPRVFDEWQEKPQLWNLVRHEIDRRQAPGQFILTGSTAPMEEQSRHSGAGRIARLRMKTFSFYESGHSNGAVSLAELVAQESPQSNGETVVDVAGVITRMAHGGWPANRNYSVEAAQENLRSYIDTVAHVDINAADGVRRDPVKVTTLIRSLARGVATEQSISSIAADIGAQRATVSEYLAALQRIFIVEEQLAWSSHLRSRASLRTAPKRHLADPALAAAAVDASPDKLLRNLAFAGQLFESQVVHDLAVLSGKRIFHARDASGLEVDAVFELAGRTVFVEIKLGQSQEIIEKAASNLQAFAERFEWEVPPVLMIVTGGNLSFRHPSGVHVVSLTHLAP; this is translated from the coding sequence ATGGATGGGTTTAAAATGACTGGTCAAGAAGGCTATTTTTATCTCCCGCGAGTAGAGGATTCGCGGCTTCATGGAGCCCTGCAGCGATCCGGTGGAGTGTTGATAGAAGGCCCAAAGGGCTGTGGGAAATCCGCGACCGCTCGGCAAATTGCGGGCAGTCTTGTCCAGGTGGATACGGATTTAAACCTCGACATGCAGCTCAGCACCGTCCCGGATTTGGCGTTGGAGGGGGATACGCCGCGAGTTTTTGATGAGTGGCAAGAAAAACCGCAGTTGTGGAACTTGGTGCGGCATGAGATTGACCGTCGGCAAGCGCCTGGGCAGTTCATTCTTACTGGGTCGACTGCGCCAATGGAGGAACAATCCAGGCACTCGGGTGCGGGGCGCATAGCCAGGCTGCGGATGAAGACCTTCAGTTTTTATGAGTCGGGGCATTCTAATGGCGCAGTATCATTAGCCGAATTGGTAGCTCAGGAATCCCCGCAGTCGAATGGGGAAACGGTCGTGGATGTTGCAGGGGTCATTACGCGCATGGCGCATGGCGGCTGGCCCGCAAACCGGAATTATTCCGTTGAGGCGGCGCAGGAGAATCTGCGCAGTTATATCGATACTGTGGCCCACGTGGATATTAATGCCGCCGATGGTGTGCGAAGGGATCCGGTAAAAGTAACGACACTTATTCGTTCGCTTGCCCGTGGGGTAGCCACAGAACAGTCCATTTCTTCTATTGCTGCCGATATTGGCGCGCAAAGGGCTACGGTCAGCGAGTACCTTGCTGCGTTGCAGCGCATCTTCATCGTGGAAGAACAGCTGGCGTGGTCGTCTCATCTGCGCTCGCGGGCTAGTCTGCGAACGGCACCGAAGAGGCATCTGGCGGATCCGGCGTTGGCCGCTGCTGCCGTGGACGCGTCCCCAGACAAGTTGCTGCGCAACCTTGCCTTTGCCGGGCAGCTTTTTGAATCCCAAGTAGTCCACGACTTAGCGGTGTTAAGTGGAAAGCGTATTTTTCACGCCCGTGACGCATCTGGGCTGGAAGTAGATGCGGTATTTGAGCTGGCAGGCAGGACCGTTTTCGTAGAAATTAAATTGGGGCAAAGCCAAGAGATCATTGAGAAGGCGGCAAGCAATTTGCAGGCCTTCGCAGAGCGCTTTGAATGGGAGGTCCCGCCCGTCTTAATGATCGTGACGGGAGGAAACCTGAGCTTTCGGCATCCGAGCGGAGTACACGTGGTGTCCCTGACGCACTTGGCGCCGTAG
- a CDS encoding WhiB family transcriptional regulator → MSQSKSLLGPTADVWDWQLQGACRGENSDVFYHPDGERGRARAQRENRAKAICNSCPVIELCREHALRSAEPYGVWGGMSESERVVALRKRRRETVNA, encoded by the coding sequence GTGTCTCAGTCCAAGTCTCTTCTCGGACCTACTGCAGATGTATGGGATTGGCAGTTGCAAGGTGCGTGCCGCGGTGAAAACTCGGACGTGTTTTACCATCCAGACGGAGAGCGTGGCCGAGCCCGCGCCCAGCGCGAAAATCGCGCCAAGGCCATCTGCAATTCCTGCCCGGTTATCGAGCTCTGCCGCGAGCACGCCCTGCGTTCGGCCGAACCGTATGGCGTCTGGGGCGGCATGAGCGAGTCTGAGCGCGTGGTGGCGCTGCGCAAGCGTCGCCGCGAGACGGTCAACGCTTAA